A stretch of DNA from Catenulispora acidiphila DSM 44928:
CGCCGGGCCCACCGGGTGCGCGCCGACCGCGAGCGTGGGGACGGACAGGCGGCCGGCGAGCGTGGCGGCCTGGATTTGGCGTGCGGTGGCGGGCATGGCGCGGTAGTGCTCGAAGGCGCAGCGCAGGGACTCGGTCCCGGTGTACGCGGCGACGAACGCATCGCGGACCTCGGCGGGGATGCCACGGCCCTGGGTCCCGGCCGTCAGGAACCAGTCCACGTATTCGGGCTCGTGACCGGCCAGCACCTGTTCGGCCAGTCCCGGTACGGCGTGGAAGCCGAACCACCACGGCGGCCCGGCGGGGAGGAAGTCTTCCGCGCCGGGTAGGCGGCCCAGGAACGCCTCCATGAGGACCAGGCGGCGGACAAGGTCGGGCCGGCGCATCGCCAGCAGGAACGCCGGAGGTGTGCCGGCGTCGATGCCGACGACCGCGGCGGAGTCCACGTTCAGGGCGGCCAGCAGCCCTTCGGCGTCGGCGGCGAGGTTTTCGGCGTCGTAGCCGTCGGCGGCGCGGGTGGTGGCGCCGAGGCCGCGCAGGTCTGGGGCGATGACCCGGTACTGGTCGGACAGCGGTCCCATGACCGAGCTCCAAAGCTGCCAGGTGTGCGGGAATCCGTGCAGCAGTAACACTTCCGGGCCCGTTCCGCAGACGGCGACGTTCACCTCTATCCCGTTGACGGGTACGCGGAGCAGATCGACAGCTGCGGGCATGGTTTCTCCCAAGTGGTTACCATTGGATACCTGGTAACCCTAGGAAACCGACGGCGAGTGGCCAAGACGGCACTTCCGCGTCAGGTGGTGAGGTGGAAGTGACCGCCCTGTCCGACAACACACGCGGCGACCTGTTCGATCCGGCGTGCCCGACGCGCGCGCTGCTGGACCGCGTCGGCTCGAAGTGGACGTCGATGGCCGTGAAGCTGCTCGCCGAGGCCGCACCGCAGGAGATCCGGTTCGCAGAGCTGCGCCGCAGGATGCCCGGCGTCTCGCAGAAGATGCTCGCCACGACGCTACGCGCCCTGGTCCGCGACGGGCTCGCCCAGCGGCGCGTCGAGCCGACGGTCCCGCCGCGCGTGCACTACAGCCTGACCCCGCTCGGTCTGTCGCTGGATGGACCATTGGCCGTACTGCGAGCCTGGGCTGAGGAGCACATGGCCGAAATCGACCGCGCGAATCGGGATGCGGACGCCGCGGGCTAGACCGCCGACCCTGAGAGCTCTCAGGTACTGCCACGCGTCAGACCTTCCTAACCTGGCGACGTGATACGTATCAGAAGGTTGGCACGCTGGCTGGCGATCGCGGCGATGGCCACCGCGGGCCTGGCCGCCCCGTCCGCCGCGCACGCCGCGTGGCCGGAGCCGCAGGCTGCCATGTCCTGTAAGCCGTGGGTGATCCTCTCCGCGTACGGCACCAACGAGTACACAGACTCCGGGCACCCGTACGGGAGCACCGGCGTCAACGAGACCTACATCAAGGCGATCACCAACGCCTTGGCCGATCACAAGATCGGTCAGCGCACCCCGGACGGCAACTACTACCCGGTGCCGAACGCGACGGTCGACATCCGGAACCTGCCCTATCCGGCCGGTCCCGGCTTGCCGAACCTGCTCACCGGGTACTTCGACTCGGTCGAGGCCGGCCGGGCCGAACTGGTGAAGGAGGTGCGCTGGTACTCCGACAACTGCGGGGGCGGCACCAAGCTGGTGCTCGTGGGGTACTCGCAGGGTGCGCAGGTGGTCAAGAAGGCGCTGGCCGATCCCGGGCTCCAGTCGGCCCAGTACGTGATCAACGGTGTGGTGAACATCGCCGATCCGACGCGCTACAACAACACGAGCGGCTTCACCGATCCCGGTGACATGAAGACGGTCGACAAGAACTGGTCGCCCGCCTCGCCCGCGGCCGCTGACGGCGGCCTGATGGGCCGCATCGCCGTGCCGCAGATGTTCTCCCGAGGGCTGACGGACCGGCGGTACTTCGACGTCTGCCGGACCGACGACATGGTGTGCAACCGGCCCGGGGCGCCGAACCCGAACGACTTCCTGACCCTGTTCGGGCAGAGCCTGGGCGACGGCAGCCACACCTCGTATCGCGACGGCGCGGGACTGGCCACCGCCACGGCCGTCGCCACCAAGATGGTGTCCACCGCGCTGGGGCCCATCATTAGCCCGCCGGACCCCAACGACTACTCGTGCACACAGCACGGCGACACCGACTCCCTCGGTGCGGCGGCCATCCGGGCCGCGTGCGACGTGCAGACCCAGGGCACCTGGTACACCTGGGGCGGCGGCCACTCGGTGAATCCGCCGCAGGCCACCTACGGCACGGTCGACCCCTCGGATCCGATTCGCAGCGCCAACGACCCGATCCACAAGGGCTTCGACTGCTCCGGCTTCATGCGCTACGTGTACTACGTCGCAGCGGGCTACGACATCATCGGCGACCGGACCGCCGATGGGAACTTCAAGGCGCCGTGGTCGGTGCGCATCGACCCGAACCAGGGCATCCTCGGTCTCATGCCGGGTGACATCGTGTTCTTCGGCAGCCCGGGCTACGCCCACCACACCGCGCTGTACCTGGGCGCCGGCAAGATCGTCGAAGCGCGGCAGTCCAACGAGCTGATCCGGGTCTCGGACCTGTTCAGCCACACCGACTACGTCGGCGCGATCCGGGTCAGCGGCGCCGGAGGCGGCGGCGGTCCCAACTCCACGTGGGGGACCGGTGTCCGGACCCACTCCTCGGCCTCCGTCGGTTCCCCGGTCTACACCACGCTGCCCGGGCCGACCGGCATCCGGATCGACTGCCAGGAGCACGCCGAGGCCGTGACCGCCGAGGGCTACACCAACGACGTGTGGTCGCACCTGCCGGACCTCGGCGGGAGCTGGGTCTCCAACATCTACGTGCAAGGGCCGGCCTGGTTGCCGGGAATCCCGGCGTGCGACGGGACAGGGCCCTCGACCGGATCGCAGTCGACCTGGGGCGCGAACGTCAACGTGCACTCGATCGCGGCGGTCGGCTCGCCGGTCGTCTCCACCCTGCCGGGTCCCACGTCGGTGACCGTCAAGTGCCAGGAGCACGCCGAGCCGGTGACCGCCGAGGGCCTCACCAACGACGCCTGGTCGTTCCTGCCGGACTACAACGGCTACGTCTCCAACATCTACATGAAGGGCGCGGCCTGGCTGGACGGCGTTCCGACCTGCGACGGCGGCGCCGCGAGCGGGGGAGCGAACCACACGACCTGGGGGACGAACGTCAACCTGCACACCGGTCCGTCCGCCGGGTCCGGGGTCGCGGCCGTCCTGCCGGGTCCCACCTCGGTGCGGATCGACTGCCAGACCCACGGCCAGTCGACCACCGCCGAGGGCTACACCAACGACGCCTGGTCGCACCTGCCGGACAGCAACGCCTGGATCTCCAACATCTACGTGACCGGGGACCCCTGGCTGGCCGACGTCCCCACCTGCGAGGGCGGGACCGGCGGCGGATCGCAGAACTCGCCGAACCAGCGGCAGGTGTGGGCGACGAACATCAACGTGCGGCAGGACACGACGACGTCCTCGGCGGTGGTCACCACGATCCCAGCGCCGACGACGGTCGCCATCAAGTGCCAGTGGCACGGGACTCCGGTCACCGACCAGGGCTACACCAACGACGGATGGTCCTACCTGCCGGACTACAACGGCTGGATCAGCAACATCTACATCAAGGGCACGGCGTGGCTGGACGGCATCCCGGAATGCACGGCACCGCCGCACGCCAGTTGACGCGCTGACCCGTCGATCAGCCGGCCAGCCGGTCAGCCGGTCAGCCGATCAGCTGACTGGCCCGAAGTCGCCGGAGGGGTCCTGCCACGGGGGCAGGACCCCTCCGGTCTTTCGCTTTATCAGCCTGCGTATTCCCGAGCGTATTCGAGCACGGAGTTGGTGAACTCGACGGCGTTCGGCGGCACTCCGTTGGCCTGGCTCACCGCCTTGGTGCTGGTGTCGTACGCGGCGACGGTGAGCGCGGCCAGGTCGCCCGGCGGGTGCTCCTTGATGAACTCCTCGTCCAGCCAGCACAGGTACTGGCCGGCAGCCATGATGGCGTCGTCGGGGTTCATGTAGTCGGCCCGCGGACCGGGAGCCCAGGCGGTGAAGACCCGCGGAGTCCAGCCGGCGATGCCGTAGGAGTCGGTCGCCGGGCTGGAGAACTTCGGGTCGAAGCCGCTCTCCACTTTCAGCACGGCCGCGACCATGGCCGGCGTGACTTCCGGCGTCGGGCAGGCGTGGGCCGCGCGGCTGATGACGTCGCGGTATTCGGCGGGGACCGCGGCGTCGGGGCGCAGTTCGCCTCGGGTGAGCGCCGGAGCGGACCGGGGACTGCCCGCTGCGCCGGTGGCCGGTGCGGCGGCCGGCCCGGTGACCGTGCCGGTGTGCGGCGAGGAAGCGGCGGTCTTCCCCTGCGAGCCGTTCTTGAGAACGAGGACCGTCGCCGCGACCGCGACGATCGCGACGACCGCCGCCACCGCGACCGCTGGAATCAGGACTCTGCGACGCGTGGAAGGCCCTGTCGGCTGCGCCGTCCCGTGCTCGCTGTGCTCACTGTGCGCACTGCGATCACCGTGCCCACTGCCACCGGCGCGGCCGATCCGCTCGGCCAGACTCCGCGCCGTGACGGCGCCGCGCCGGGCGTGATCGGGCGCGAGACAGTCCCTGATCAGCGACCGCCAGGGTTCTGCGATCCGCTCGTCCAGGAGCAGGCCTTCGCCGGTGTGGGCGTAGGCCTGCGCGCTCATCGCCCGGGCGTGCGGTGAGGCGCCGGCGAAGGGGTGACGCCCGCCGGCGAGCACCTGGTGGGTCAGGATTCCGAAGGCCCAGATGTCCGCGGTCGGACGCAGCGCGATGCCCTGTTCCCCGACCTGCTCGGACCACCATTCCGGCGGAAGGTAGTCCGAGGAGCCGATCCGCGGCGCGTAGGCGTGCGTGCCGTCGAGTTCCGTCGTGACGCCGAAGTCGGCCAGGCGCGCGCTGCCGTCGGCCATCAACAGCACGTTGCCGGGCTTCACGTCGCCGTGCACCCAGCCGGCGTCGTGCATGAAAGCCAGGGCCGAACAGACCTCCGCCAGGATCCGCTCCCCGTCGCCGAGGTCCGCACCGTTCTGAAGCAGCTGTCTGACGTTGCTGACGCCGCGTTCCATGACCAGCACCGTCGCGCCGTCGACGGCGGCGTCGCCGGACTCGGCGGTCTCCACGGCCACCGTGCGGATCAGCGCGGGATGCTCGATGCTCTCGCTGAACCGGCGCTCGCGGTCCACGACCTCGGCGAGCAGGGCGCGCCGCCCCGGGGTGCCGACCGAGGGCGGCAGGAACTTCAGGGCCACCTCGGCCGGATCGCCGTCCACGGCCGCGTCCCCGACTGCTTCCCCGAGATAGACGCTGCCCCAGCTGCCCGAGCCCAGATACCCGGTGACCCGCCAGCGGCCGACGACGAAGCCGTCCGGCACCTCGACGGGCCTCGCCCCCGCCCCGGCGGCCGGCTCGCCGGTGTTCCCGGCGCCGTCCACGGTCACTGTCCGGCCCGCCGGGCCGGCAGCATCCGGAGGTGCTCGTCCCGCACCAGGTCGAAGCGCAGCGCCAGCGCGACGATCGCCTCGCGTTTCCAGTCCATGCGCGCCGCGCCGTCGGTCCCCTCCCGCTCCCGGACCCGCAGTTTCGTCGTGGCCAGATAGTCGATGTGGTAGTTGACCGCCGACTTGGTCAGGTCCGCGCAGGAGGGCAGCGGCCGCAGCCGCTCCACGACGTCCCCGGCGTTCGGTATGGCGACCGCGGAGGCCTCGCGCAGCCGCGGTTCGCACAAAGCCAGCAGTACCAAGAAGTACTTCGCCGTCGGATCGAGGGAGAACGGCAGCACGGTGCGCTCGCCGGCACCCGGCGCCCGCGCCCCGGTCCCAGCCGCGGTCCCGGTCGCCTCTGATCCGGTCAGATCCGAGTACGAATCCGAGTACGAATGTTGAGGTGCGTAGACCGTGAAGCCCACGAAACCGTCGGCCACCGGGAGCACCACACGGGAGATCTCGAACGGAATGGGCGCCCCGATCCGGCCCGGCGCCACCTTGACGTGCTCCCCGGCACCTTCCAGATTCTCCACGACGTAGGTGGTGGTGCGGCTGAAGTTGGAGATCCGCCAGTGGTCGTCCACGGCGGCCAGTTCCCCGGCCCGCCGGGACACACCGTCCCCGGCGAGTTCCAGGCCGACCGGTGCGTTCGGCGCGCCCCGGCCGAAAGTCAGCACATCGCCGGGTCCCAGGCGCAGCAAGCCCGGCGGGCGCGTACGCGGGTCGGAGGGCTGGACGATCACAGTGTCCATGAAAGGTCTCTCAGAGGTGGCTCCAGGCTCCACGTCCCCCGGTGGAGGTGGATGCCCGTTCGAGATACCTCACGACCTTATGTCCCGTCGGGTCGGCCGGGCAAAGGCGACCTCATCCCGCTCCGTGCTGCTGCGCAGGACCTTCGAGCCCTGATGCCGCGGACCGGTGCCGCGGTCACACCGATCCGTCGACCAGCCCGCCGATGTTTTGCCCGCCCGCCTTGGGGTAGCCGGGTGCGGCACCAGTGCGGCTGCCGCTCGAAACGGCAGCACATCGGGCCTTGGCTCACTGCTGACGGCCGGATGTCGGGCCGGTGCCGGTTGCGACTTGGAGGCGTGAGCGATGGCAATGAACAGCATGGCTGGCCGGCGGCGCTCTGCTCGATCGCGGACAGAGGCGTCTGCGGCCCATTGGTTGAACGCGCTTGCCCGGGTGGGATTCGTCGCACGCGGGGTCATCTATTTCCTCATCGGACTGCTCGCCTTGGCAATCGCCACGGGGAAGGCCGCACCCCAGGCCGACCGGGTCGGCGCGCTGCAGTTCATCGCCGGCCAGTCCTACGGCAAGCCTCTGTTGTGGGCCTTGACCGTCGGGTTGGCCGCTATGGCGCTTTGGCGGTTCGCCCAGGTGTTTTTCGGTATTCGCCGGCACAGTCGCCAGCACGGTGAGGAGGCGCAGTCGTTCGCGCGCGGCCTGATCTATGCGGTGTTCTTCGTGGGGACGCTGCACTACGCGCAGGGTTCTGGGCTTCCGAAGAACAGCGGACAGCAGTCGCGGGACTTCACCGCGCAGGCCATGACGCACTCCGGAGGCCGCGTTCTGGTGGTCGTCGTCGGGCTGGTCATCGCCGCGATCGGCCTTTACATGCTGTGGAACGGGCTCACCCACCGGTTCTTGAAGGATCTGCGCACCGCGAGCATGAGCCGTCGCGCTCGTACCGTCGTCACCTGGCTCGGCACGGTGGGGAACATCGCCCGCGGGCTGCTGTTCGGAGCGCTCGGCGGCTTCATGATCGACGCGGGGCTGTCCTACAAGCCGAACGAGGCCAAGGGCACCGACGCGGTGCTGCGCTCCTTCGCGCACACCGCGGTGGGACCGGCGCTGTTGATCGCCGTGGCGGTCGGACTCGTGGTGTTCGGCCTGTTCTCCATGTGCGAGGCGCGCTGGCACCGCGACCTGTGAACGGTCGGCAGACGCAGACTTGGACACCACCCCGGTAGGAGGCGGCATGGACCCGCGAACGTGGTTGATCACGCGTCATGAGCGGGGCAACCCCGCCACCAGGGTGGACGACGAGCACGCGGCGCAGGCGGCGTGGTCGGAGGGAAACCTCGTCGAGCCGTTGATCCACGGCGCGGAGTACTTCGCCGCGCTGTCCGCCGCGGTGCGCGACATGCGCGCCGGCGACCTGCTGTTGTTCACCGACTGGCGGGGCGACGGCGACGAGACCGTGGACGATGAGGGCACGACCGTCGGCAGCCTGCTGAGCTCGGCGGCTCGCCGCGGCGTGCACGTCAGGGGTCTGGTATGGCGGTCGCACGTCGACCGGATGCGCTTCAGCGAGACGGAGAACCGTCATCTGAGCCAGGAGGTGGAGGCCGCAGGCGGCCGTTGCCTGCTCGACACGCGCGTGCGGCCGGGCGGCTCCCACCACCAGAAGTTCGTCGTCTTGCGCCACGCCGGACGTCCCGAGGCCGATGTCGCCTTCATCGGGGGCATCGATCTGTCTCACGGCCGCCGCGACGACGCCCGGCACGAGGGGGACCCGCAGACCGTCGAGATGGCCGATGTCTACGGCAAGCGCCCGCCCTGGCACGACGCGCAGGCGATGATCCACGGTCCGGCGGTCGCCGACGCCGAGCGCGTCTTCCGCGAGCGCTGGGAGGACCCGGCACCGGTGACGCGCAATCCCCTGCACCGGGCCCGAGCCCTGCTGAGCCGCGAGGAAACCAAACAGACACCGCTTCCCGCGCCGCTCCCGCCCCCGCAATCCTGCGGCCCGCACGCGGTGGAACTGCTGCGCACCTATCCCAAGCGCACGGCCGGCTACCCCTTCGCTCCCGAGGGCGAGCGCAGCGTCGCGCGCAGCTATCTGAAGGTGCTCAGCCAAGCCAGGAAGCTGATTTACCTGGAGGACCAGTACCTCTGGTCCCGCGAAGTCGCTGTCCCCTTCGCTGAGGCGCTGGCCGCCAATCAGGGCCTTCATATGATCGCCGTCGTGCCGCACCATCCGGCTGAGCAGGGCCGCGTCGCCCAATCCGCCATGCTGGCAGGCCGCAACCAGGTGCTGGACATGCTGCGCGCCGCCGGAGGCGACCGCTTCGCCGTCTACGGCATCGAGAACCACGCCGGCACCCCGGTTTACGTCCACGCCAAGATCACCGTGATCGACGACGTGTGGGCGGCGATCGGCTCGGACAACCTCAATCTGCGTTCCTGGTCCCACGATTCCGAGCTGAGCTGCGCGGTCCTGGACCATACCCGCGACCCCCGCGAGCCGCAGGACGTCGGCCGAGCCGGCGACTTCCCCCGGCGCTTCGCCCGAGACCTCCGCCTGCGCCTGGCCCGCGAGCACCTGGACCGTGCCGATGGCGACGACGCCGACCTCTGGGATCCCACATCGGCGTTCCAGGCCTTCGCCCACGCGGCCGCCGAACTCCGCGACTGGCACTCCTCCAACCGCACCACCGCCAGACCCCCCGGCCGCATCCGCCCCTACGAGGCAGCTCCCCAGTCTCGAACAACCACCCTGTGGGCCACCCCGGTCTACCGCACCCTGTTCGACCCGGACGGACGTCCCCGTGCCCTGCGTCGCAGCGGGAGTTTCTGAGGAGCGTTCGCACCTTGAGGCAGGCCTTTAATCCCCCCTCATCGCTCAAATGTTCGACTACGATGAGGGGGTGAGCCCCGAGCCGCTTCAGCATCTGGCCGCCGTCATCGAAGACGAAATCGCCCGCGTTCAGCTCGAATACCTTTGCTATGGCATGGATCTCGACCTCGCAGCCGCCATCGACGGTGCTGCGGGAACCGTCGTCATCACCGGGGAGGGCCTCAGTTTCCGCCGGCCGCGGAGATTGCTCGAGAGCCGGATCAGCCGGGCGGGGCTGCGCTCGGAGACCCACCGGCCGGACCTGCGGATCACCGTCTTTCCGGCGGCGAATCAGGATCCTGAGCCGGCGTGACGGGGCGGGGCGGAGGGCTGCCCGCGCATCGTCCTTCCCTCAGTGGTATCCCTCCAATGCGATGCGCTGAGCAACGAAGGTGTATCAGGCCACTGCCTCACCGACTCTTTCTTAGGAGACGCCCCGCGCAGCCGCGCGGGGCGCGTCGGATCCTAGGGGGGATCTGCTTAATGAGCGCCATCGATGATGAGTTCCAGCACGTCATGGACAGCTACACACGCGACACCCGCGCCGCCCGCAAAGCGGTCCAGGCGGACCGGGACCAACAGATCGCGATGCTGTATCCCGACGCCCGGACCTTCCGCCTCAAGCAGGCGGACGCGATCAGCGACACCGAGAAGGGCGAGAAGGCCCTGGCGCTCGTACCGGAGACGCTGACGCTCGTCACGCCCGACCTGCGCGACCCGAAGCGTGACCACCTCTTCGTCGGGCCGCATCCGGTGCCCTCGGTCGGCATGACGTGGAACCCCGTGCACCGGGAGCTCAGCTTCCTCACCTCCGACGGCGAGCACAAGATCAGCGGCCACCTGTCGATGACGCACAACCGGCTGCGCGCGTACGGCACCGTCTCCGTCGACGGCCAGTCCGTCGCGGTGGAGTACCACGTCGATCCGCAGCGCTACAAGATGAAGGTCGCCAAGGGCGCCGCGTACCTGGCGGCGGACCGGTCCATCACCTGGGACACCACCACTGACCGCTGGAAGAACGCGGAGTGGAGCACCGACTACGAGCTCGGATTCACCTACGGGATCAACGGCGAGGAGGTCATCGGCGACGAGAAGCTGTACACCTTCCTCGCGAAGTTCGACAACCCGAAGACCGGCCGCAGCTGGGAGCCGGTCCCCGAGACGTACGGCGGCTACCTGAACAAGCAGCGGCGCATCAACTTCGGCCTGCTCTCCGACTACAAGCCGCCGTCGGGCACGGGGACCGAGCTGTTCCCGTACCGGTTCTCCTGCACGCTCAGCGAGTTCGCCGCCGACTTCACCGGCGGTCTGGTCGTCGATCCCCCCGGCAGCACCAACCCGCTGGTGTACGGCGCCATCGGCGTCTGGACCGGACGCGGGATCGCCGGGCTCTACCACCTCGGGGACGCCGGGCATGGCGCTGTGCGGATCGTCGCGGTCCACGCCGGCCGGCTGTACGCCGGCTCCGTGGCCGCCGCGCACACCGAGATCGACGGCGACGTGCTGGTCTGGAGCGGGCTGGACAAGGTCGCGGCGGACCAGGCCGGGATCCCGACCGAGGGCCGGCTGGCGTTCTCCCCCGACGGCGGGCGCGTCCTGCACTCCTCGTTCGGCGCGACCGGCGAGCGTGTGCACCCGGACCAGGCTCTGGACCTCGTGTCCCGGATCGCCGTCACCGGTCTGGCCGCCTCGCTGCGGCACGCGGTGGCGCTGGCGAACCCCGGCCCGGGCGCGACCCACGATCTCAGCGAACTGATGGCCATGAGCCAGTTCACGCGCAACGAGAAGGACGAGTACTACGACAAGGTCCAAGAGGACTCCATGGAGGACTTCTACAAGATCCTCCAGAACTACATGGACCCGGAACTGCGCTCGACCTTCTTCCACCGCGACCCGCCGGCCCTGGACCAGACGCTGCGGGACATCGCCAAGACCAAGGGCAAAAAGGGCACCGACCCGTTCCCGTGGTTCAAGTCGCTCAGCGTCGCCTACACCGCGACCTGCGTCGGCAAGTACAGCGACGACCCGGCGGCCAAGACGCTGAACACGATCCGCGCCGAGCAGTGGCTCTCGCAGACCACCAGCGGCAGCGACGTCATGGACGCCCAGGCGCCGCTGCTGTACGCGAACCGCTGGAGCGAGCGCCCGGCCAACAAGCACCTCGGCTGGTACCTGGCCGACCAGAAGGCCAACTCGGTGAAGTACGCCGGCGACATCGACGCCACGACCGAGGCCTGGCTCAAGGAGGCACGGGAGGCCAACGTCGGCACGCCCGAGCAGCTGGCGGAGCTGGAGAAGTCGATCCGGACGATCGGCGACCACGCCAAGAAGCACGACCAGTTCTGGGCGTTCGCCGTCTACATCGGCGCCTCGCGGCCCAGCTACATGAACATGCTGGAGTCGTTCATCAAGCTCGGCGGCGAGGTCGACGGCTCGGAGTTCAGCCAGCGCGTGCAGCGCACGGTCGCGACCCTGACCGTGCTGGACACCTCCGGCGTCATCGCCCAGGAGTACGCCTACATGCTCCAGCTCTTCGAGCTGAGCACGCTGCTGCCGCAGATGGCGGACCTGGAGGGCGGCGTCGGCGGCTTCAACTTCGCGGTGAAGGCGATCATCGACAAGTTCGTCGAGAAGTACCTCGGTTCCAAGGACCCGGCGCTCGACGAGGCCGCGAAGCTGCTGAAGGAGCACGCGTCGCAGGACGTCGTCGGCAAGATGCTGGCGATCCTGCGGACCACGGCGGCGGTCGGGTACGGCCTGTTCAACTGGGGCTTCCTGATGGCGCAGTACACGAGCAAGTGCGCGCAGCTGCTCGGCAGCCTGCCCGCGATGGTCGTCCGGCTCGGCGCGCTCGCCGCCATGGGGACCTTGATGAGCTTCTTCCTCGACGGGACCGCCGACTGGAACTCGCTGAGCGACGAGCAGATCGGGTTCATCTCCCTGGCGGGAGCCAACATCCTGGCTCTCAACGCGCTCGCGCTCATCAAGCGCGGCGTCGCGCTGCACGAGGTCTGGAACCCGGCCAAGGGATTCTGGAAGAACGCGAAGATGTTCTTCTCCTCCAAGCTCCTGGCCAAGGCACAGGCAACCGCGACCAACGGGCTGCGCGGCTATCTGCTGCAGGAGGGCGGGCCGAAGGTCCCGGCCGGGCGGATCACCTTCAAGCAGTGGTGGGCGAACCGGCAGGCCGCGGCGGCGGCGCCGCTGGTGCCCAAGCCCTCCCAGTCCTTCGCGCGCCGGCTGTTCGGCAAGAACCTGACCCAGTTCATGGCGCGCGCGCTGGCCGGGGCGTTCGCGATCGTCGGGATCGTCATGTCCTCGATCGACCTGCACCACAGCGGCGAGCCGTTGGAGAAGGCGGCGCACGCGATGTTCCTGCTGGCCGCCTGCCTGGAGCTGGTCGCGGTGATCGGCGCCTGGGCGCTCGGCACCTCGGCGCTGGCCGTCGGCGGGATGCTGGTCAGCACGATGTTCTCGATCGTCTCCGGCATCGGCTTCCTCGCCCTGGTCGCCGGCGCGATCCTGCTGATCGTGTTGATGACGCGGCCGCAGCAGACGCCGGTCGAGAAGTTCGCCAAGGAGCGCGCGGGCGATCTCTACATGCCCTACAAGGCGGCCATCGAGACGTTCCGCATCTACAAGCCGATCGGCGAGCCGCAGCGCGCGGGCATCGCGGTGTTCGCGACCACGGACCAGTCGCACGCGCTGCGCATCGCCTCGGACGGGAAGGTCACGCAGGCTCCGTTCGACGCCACCGGGCACACCGCGTTCTACGTGTCCGTCGACGAGTTCGGCCGCACCCAGCTCGGCGCGCCGATCGTGAACACCAAGGGCAAGCCGTGCCTGATGAGCCTCGCCGTCGACGACGCCGGCGCGATCGCGGCCCAGGACTACGCCTCCGACCTGCCCGAGCCGGAGCCGAAGCTGCTGTGGTACGCGGACATCCAGGGCGAGGGCACCTACCAGGACACCACGCCGGACGTGAAGGAGCTGAAGTCGGCTCCCTTCAAGCTGCGCAGCGTGTTCTTCGTCGACAGCAAGAAGGAGGTCCGCTGGCTGGCGGCCGACGGCGCGTCCGGCTGGAAGACGACGACCGACGCGGCCGAGGCGGCGACCGTCCGGCTGGA
This window harbors:
- a CDS encoding phospholipase D family protein, with translation MDPRTWLITRHERGNPATRVDDEHAAQAAWSEGNLVEPLIHGAEYFAALSAAVRDMRAGDLLLFTDWRGDGDETVDDEGTTVGSLLSSAARRGVHVRGLVWRSHVDRMRFSETENRHLSQEVEAAGGRCLLDTRVRPGGSHHQKFVVLRHAGRPEADVAFIGGIDLSHGRRDDARHEGDPQTVEMADVYGKRPPWHDAQAMIHGPAVADAERVFRERWEDPAPVTRNPLHRARALLSREETKQTPLPAPLPPPQSCGPHAVELLRTYPKRTAGYPFAPEGERSVARSYLKVLSQARKLIYLEDQYLWSREVAVPFAEALAANQGLHMIAVVPHHPAEQGRVAQSAMLAGRNQVLDMLRAAGGDRFAVYGIENHAGTPVYVHAKITVIDDVWAAIGSDNLNLRSWSHDSELSCAVLDHTRDPREPQDVGRAGDFPRRFARDLRLRLAREHLDRADGDDADLWDPTSAFQAFAHAAAELRDWHSSNRTTARPPGRIRPYEAAPQSRTTTLWATPVYRTLFDPDGRPRALRRSGSF